The following coding sequences lie in one Paenibacillus durus ATCC 35681 genomic window:
- a CDS encoding NCS2 family permease, with the protein MERFFKLKENGTTVRTEIMAGLTTFMAMAYILSVNPGTLTAFGRIDMGWYSVFLATALAAGIFTIAMGLFINFPVALAPGMGLNAYFASVILSSATTDHPFTWQMGLTAVFISGLIFILLTITRIRQILLTAIPDSLKHAITVGIGLFIAIIGLKNSGLMTIGVEAGNAIPANTFTDVLYFETVFHLGSLENTNVQLAIIGLLLIGILMVLRVKGAILFGILGTTVIGMLMGAVDFSTLSNPTTPWVPDFTQLNFLEFDWNGILHTGIISAVATFTFVELFDTFGTLVGTAERAGIMDNPEEGKRRVGKAMLVDAVAVAGGAMLGTSTTTAYVESAAGVAEGGRTGLTAVTTGVCFLLALFLAPVAALIPGSATAAALIIVGVLMAQSVRQIDFNDMVIAIPSFLTLVIMPFTYNIANGISFGIVTYVILAFVANLAGKKKYDIHWMMWLLAVLVVLRYLLIGSQG; encoded by the coding sequence TTGGAACGATTTTTCAAGTTGAAAGAGAACGGCACTACAGTACGCACCGAAATTATGGCCGGTCTGACGACCTTTATGGCAATGGCGTATATTCTGTCGGTGAATCCAGGTACGTTAACTGCCTTCGGCCGTATCGATATGGGCTGGTATTCGGTATTTTTGGCGACCGCGCTGGCGGCGGGTATTTTCACTATTGCGATGGGGCTATTCATTAATTTCCCGGTCGCCCTTGCGCCTGGTATGGGGCTTAACGCTTATTTCGCATCGGTTATCCTGTCGTCGGCCACGACGGATCATCCGTTTACTTGGCAGATGGGGCTGACAGCGGTATTCATCTCCGGTCTGATCTTTATTCTGCTGACCATCACCAGGATTCGCCAAATTTTACTAACTGCGATTCCGGACAGTCTGAAGCATGCGATTACGGTCGGCATTGGACTCTTCATCGCCATTATCGGCCTGAAGAACAGCGGCCTGATGACGATCGGTGTGGAGGCGGGCAATGCGATTCCGGCCAATACCTTCACCGACGTGCTGTATTTTGAAACGGTCTTCCATCTCGGAAGCCTGGAGAACACGAATGTTCAGCTTGCTATCATCGGCCTGCTGCTGATCGGCATTCTGATGGTGCTGCGGGTCAAAGGCGCGATTCTGTTCGGCATCCTTGGTACCACGGTCATCGGCATGCTGATGGGCGCGGTCGATTTCTCCACACTGTCGAATCCAACCACGCCATGGGTCCCGGATTTCACGCAGCTGAACTTCCTGGAGTTTGACTGGAACGGCATTTTGCATACCGGTATTATTTCCGCGGTCGCGACATTCACCTTCGTCGAGCTGTTCGACACCTTCGGAACTCTGGTCGGAACGGCGGAGCGCGCGGGAATTATGGACAATCCCGAGGAAGGCAAAAGACGCGTCGGCAAAGCCATGCTCGTTGACGCGGTTGCAGTTGCAGGCGGCGCAATGCTGGGCACTTCCACCACAACGGCTTATGTGGAAAGCGCGGCGGGCGTGGCTGAAGGCGGACGTACGGGACTTACCGCCGTTACGACGGGTGTGTGCTTCCTGCTTGCCCTGTTCCTGGCGCCGGTTGCCGCTCTGATTCCCGGCTCCGCCACAGCGGCGGCCCTAATCATTGTCGGCGTGCTGATGGCACAGTCCGTCCGGCAGATTGATTTTAACGATATGGTTATCGCCATCCCGTCATTCCTGACCCTCGTGATCATGCCTTTCACCTACAATATCGCGAACGGTATTTCTTTCGGCATCGTCACCTACGTTATTTTGGCCTTTGTGGCCAACCTTGCGGGCAAAAAGAAATACGACATCCACTGGATGATGTGGCTTTTGGCCGTTCTGGTGGTGCTTCGTTACCTGCTGATCGGCAGCCAGGGCTAA
- a CDS encoding phospholipid carrier-dependent glycosyltransferase gives MMKKWRIAAKLMFMLLLCMLVIPPGTMFAEGNLLQNPGFEETASGAPASWVRDVWVQGDQASLLSVESADVHSGIAAAAIENMQQNHAKWIQTIAVKPDTHYRISGWVKVVNAGAEGIGANIFVVGVGGGYPSTKDTGGGWQQLQFIGKTGSGQKEIGIGAALGGYGNLSAGKAYFDDLSVEELNSAPAGVPVISLDPGGAQTGEAGKPVKISSKNILFFSALFACLFAWVYRTALRSKRQLRRESYDYGMWLWIVLSAAFLLRLWLGWTSQGYMNDMKTFMYWGQRLAEVGPGRFYQEGIFADYPPGYIYILYLLHLIQQGLGLSPDSPGEMLLFKLPAILSDIVLGWLIYRIGSKKLGGGIALGLVILYSFNPAVLTDSAVWGQADAFFVVFLLLSILAVSDRRLAVSALWFAVATAVKPQALIFTPALLFAFIHYRAWKELLKGAVYGLIAFTLITLPFFWGNGGLGGLIDLYKSTLSSYPYSTVNAFNLYTLIAPSWSPIDQLWLGIPYRAWGNIFIIVAVALAALFSFRKDRKDLSKSFFIGLVLIVVMFVVGTKMHERYMFPALVLSLFAFMEIKDRRLLTLFFGLSLTQFANVEYVLLYLNAGQNPGSDGIVLVTSIANVGLLLYMLYIGWDIFFRRRVLTLAPAYTDKQKRETDLALVCELRPDHSPQGSAVPRMMRRDWLWMAAITVLYGALAMVNLGSARSPETVWAPSAAGESFYVDLGTAKQLDKVRIFGGVGTGEFTLDFGDSPQSWSGPVKIKEDVGNVFIWKSQQLNATARYVRVFVNNLGFYLHEIAFYEKGNASPLPVAEVSSDIGGTPKQGAPANLFDEQQLIPANSGYMNSTYFDEIYHARTAYEYAHGIVPYENTHPPLGKLLISVGMALFGVNPFGWRIVGTVFGIAMLPVMYVMALRLFGRTRYAALAAGLFALDFMHFTQTRISTIDVYGVFFIMLMFYFMQRYAAMNFYRLPLRKTLWPLFWSGLFFGIGVASKWIVLYGGAGLAVMLGISLFDRYRQHRAARRVLAEGKRADPELSAACQEAAGTFWSRTVITLASCIIFFIVIPAAIYSLSFIPVLSVTPEGYTIKGLLEAQKNMYDYHSQLVATHPFSSQWWQWPFMKRPVWFFSGGEGLPAGQTSSIVTMGNPLIWWTGVFAILAVLWLTLRRREKPQYVIWIGYFSQYIPWMLVPRETFLYHYFAMVPFMILALVYLLKLSDSVLPESRSRVIRYVYVATAALLFIMFYPVLSGMQVSGDYVTGFLRWFPTWVF, from the coding sequence ATGATGAAGAAGTGGCGTATTGCTGCGAAACTGATGTTTATGCTGCTGCTGTGCATGCTAGTTATCCCTCCGGGAACCATGTTTGCGGAAGGAAATCTTTTGCAAAATCCGGGGTTTGAGGAAACGGCATCGGGCGCTCCCGCCTCCTGGGTGAGAGATGTATGGGTGCAGGGCGATCAGGCAAGCCTGCTGTCTGTGGAATCGGCGGATGTCCATTCCGGAATTGCTGCGGCCGCGATTGAAAATATGCAGCAGAATCATGCCAAATGGATTCAGACCATCGCCGTAAAGCCTGATACCCATTACCGGATTTCCGGCTGGGTTAAAGTGGTGAACGCGGGCGCGGAAGGCATCGGGGCAAATATCTTCGTTGTCGGCGTTGGCGGGGGGTATCCGAGCACGAAAGACACTGGTGGTGGCTGGCAGCAGCTTCAGTTCATAGGCAAGACGGGCTCCGGGCAAAAGGAAATAGGCATCGGCGCCGCTCTTGGCGGCTATGGGAATCTGTCTGCGGGCAAGGCGTATTTTGACGATTTATCCGTGGAAGAGCTTAATTCCGCCCCTGCAGGCGTTCCGGTAATCTCGCTTGATCCGGGGGGCGCCCAGACTGGAGAGGCAGGGAAGCCAGTTAAAATATCATCCAAAAACATTTTGTTCTTTTCCGCATTGTTCGCCTGCCTCTTTGCCTGGGTTTACCGGACGGCACTGCGCAGCAAGCGTCAGCTAAGGCGGGAGAGCTATGATTACGGCATGTGGCTGTGGATTGTCCTTTCCGCGGCTTTTCTGCTGCGTCTGTGGCTTGGCTGGACCTCGCAGGGTTATATGAACGACATGAAGACTTTTATGTACTGGGGCCAGCGGCTGGCGGAGGTCGGTCCGGGACGCTTTTATCAGGAAGGCATTTTTGCGGATTACCCTCCAGGGTATATTTATATATTGTATCTTCTTCATCTCATCCAGCAGGGCCTCGGTTTAAGTCCGGACTCTCCTGGGGAGATGCTGCTGTTCAAGCTGCCGGCGATCCTGTCGGATATCGTTCTCGGTTGGCTGATTTACCGGATCGGGAGCAAAAAGCTGGGCGGCGGCATTGCGCTCGGCCTTGTTATTCTATATTCGTTCAATCCGGCCGTACTGACGGACTCGGCGGTGTGGGGGCAGGCGGACGCCTTTTTTGTGGTGTTCCTGTTGCTTAGTATTTTGGCCGTCTCGGATAGAAGGCTGGCCGTTTCCGCGCTCTGGTTCGCGGTGGCCACGGCGGTGAAGCCGCAGGCGCTGATTTTTACGCCGGCACTGTTGTTCGCCTTCATCCATTACAGAGCGTGGAAAGAGCTGCTGAAAGGAGCGGTGTACGGGCTTATCGCTTTTACCCTGATTACACTGCCGTTCTTTTGGGGCAACGGAGGGCTTGGCGGTCTGATCGATCTGTACAAAAGCACGCTGTCTTCCTATCCTTATTCCACCGTCAACGCTTTTAACCTCTACACGCTCATCGCTCCGTCCTGGTCGCCGATTGATCAATTGTGGCTCGGTATTCCTTACCGCGCTTGGGGCAATATTTTTATTATAGTAGCAGTAGCTTTGGCCGCGTTGTTCTCGTTCCGGAAGGACCGAAAAGACCTGTCCAAATCCTTCTTTATCGGTCTCGTTTTAATTGTGGTCATGTTTGTGGTTGGAACCAAAATGCATGAACGGTACATGTTCCCGGCGCTTGTCTTGAGCTTGTTCGCCTTTATGGAGATTAAGGACCGGAGGCTGCTGACGCTGTTCTTCGGCCTGAGCCTGACCCAATTTGCCAACGTGGAGTACGTGCTGCTGTATCTGAATGCGGGGCAGAATCCCGGCTCGGACGGCATCGTCCTTGTTACCTCAATCGCCAACGTCGGACTGCTGCTGTACATGCTGTATATCGGCTGGGATATATTTTTCAGGAGAAGGGTGCTGACGCTGGCTCCTGCGTATACCGATAAGCAAAAACGGGAAACCGATCTAGCGCTCGTCTGTGAACTCCGTCCGGATCATTCACCGCAGGGAAGTGCTGTTCCCCGGATGATGCGAAGAGACTGGTTGTGGATGGCGGCTATTACAGTCCTTTATGGAGCGCTAGCCATGGTCAATCTCGGTTCGGCCCGTTCGCCGGAAACGGTATGGGCGCCTTCAGCTGCGGGCGAAAGCTTCTATGTTGATCTGGGCACCGCGAAGCAGCTGGACAAAGTGAGAATATTCGGCGGCGTGGGCACCGGTGAATTTACGCTGGATTTTGGCGATTCGCCGCAAAGCTGGTCCGGACCGGTCAAGATTAAGGAGGATGTCGGCAACGTCTTTATCTGGAAAAGCCAGCAGCTTAACGCCACGGCGCGGTATGTCCGAGTTTTTGTAAATAACCTGGGCTTTTATCTGCATGAGATTGCCTTTTATGAAAAAGGAAACGCGTCGCCGCTGCCCGTTGCCGAAGTGTCGTCCGATATAGGGGGAACTCCCAAGCAAGGCGCACCGGCGAACCTGTTCGACGAACAGCAGCTTATTCCAGCCAATTCGGGCTATATGAACAGCACCTATTTTGATGAGATTTATCATGCACGCACCGCATATGAATACGCCCATGGCATCGTTCCGTATGAGAATACGCATCCGCCGCTGGGCAAGCTGCTGATTTCCGTCGGAATGGCGCTGTTCGGCGTTAATCCTTTCGGCTGGCGGATCGTCGGCACGGTATTTGGCATCGCCATGCTGCCTGTTATGTATGTAATGGCGCTGCGGCTGTTTGGGCGGACTCGCTATGCTGCGCTTGCGGCGGGGCTGTTCGCCCTGGACTTCATGCATTTTACGCAGACCCGGATTTCTACCATTGATGTGTACGGCGTCTTCTTCATCATGCTGATGTTCTACTTCATGCAGCGTTACGCGGCAATGAATTTCTACCGCCTTCCGCTGCGCAAGACGCTGTGGCCGCTGTTTTGGTCGGGCCTGTTCTTCGGCATCGGAGTTGCCTCCAAATGGATTGTGCTGTATGGAGGGGCGGGGCTCGCTGTTATGCTAGGGATTTCGCTCTTTGACCGGTACCGGCAGCACAGGGCGGCCCGGCGGGTGCTTGCAGAAGGCAAGCGGGCGGACCCCGAACTGTCAGCAGCTTGCCAAGAGGCCGCAGGGACATTCTGGAGCAGAACCGTAATCACTCTGGCTTCTTGCATTATCTTCTTTATTGTTATTCCGGCAGCGATTTACAGCTTATCGTTTATTCCCGTACTGTCCGTTACACCGGAAGGCTATACGATTAAAGGATTGCTCGAAGCACAGAAGAATATGTACGACTACCACAGCCAGCTTGTGGCTACCCATCCGTTCTCATCCCAGTGGTGGCAGTGGCCCTTTATGAAGCGTCCGGTATGGTTCTTCAGCGGCGGAGAGGGATTGCCGGCAGGCCAGACCAGCAGCATTGTAACGATGGGTAATCCGCTGATC